A window of Tautonia plasticadhaerens contains these coding sequences:
- the tsaE gene encoding tRNA (adenosine(37)-N6)-threonylcarbamoyltransferase complex ATPase subunit type 1 TsaE yields the protein MRVERSRRGLRIDSESERQTDRLGRAIAGAVGPGVVIALVGPLGAGKTRLSRAIAEGLGVDPLAIASPTFVLIHEYEGRLPVYHFDAYRLDDPDAFDALGAAEYLEGEGVCLVEWADRVLDRLPEGAWTVTLEPTGPDSRGILVAGPDEALRRISVLLRGG from the coding sequence ATGCGGGTTGAACGCTCGAGACGGGGGCTCCGGATCGACTCCGAATCGGAGCGGCAGACCGATCGGCTCGGCCGGGCGATCGCCGGTGCGGTCGGGCCGGGGGTCGTCATCGCCCTGGTCGGCCCCCTCGGCGCCGGCAAGACCCGACTGAGCCGGGCGATCGCCGAGGGACTGGGGGTCGACCCCCTCGCCATCGCCAGCCCGACGTTCGTGCTCATCCACGAATACGAGGGCCGCCTGCCGGTCTACCACTTCGACGCCTACCGCCTCGACGACCCGGACGCCTTCGACGCCCTCGGGGCCGCCGAGTACCTGGAGGGGGAGGGGGTCTGCCTCGTCGAGTGGGCGGACCGGGTCCTCGATCGCCTCCCCGAAGGGGCCTGGACCGTGACGCTCGAACCGACCGGCCCGGACTCCCGGGGGATCCTCGTGGCCGGGCCCGACGAGGCCCTTCGACGGATCTCGGTCCTGCTCCGGGGCGGCTGA